A segment of the Bombus huntii isolate Logan2020A chromosome 9, iyBomHunt1.1, whole genome shotgun sequence genome:
AGTTTTTAGATTTAAATGTAGATGTTTagctgaaatattttattataatcaatGCTATTGAATGTGTTTCTCTAGGCGTGCGATTTGTACTAAAAATAAGTTAAAttgtgtattatatattatatattatatttaaaatttcatttagaGTTGATAGTTGAGTTTACAATTAGTAAGTATATATATGAGTGatataaaaatgttgaaattttaaaaatgtagaaaGTAATATCCCATTCGCTCAGTTCATGTTCCACGATAAGGACAGTCTATTACGATTTCCAGAGGAACGTGGAAAAATCCCCGCGAATTTTTTTACCCGGTCCAACTTGAACTCTAGAATTTGCTAGGCTGGCTGACGTTTAAGAAATTTGACTTTCTTCTCACGTACATCAGAGGATTACCCAAGTATTCGCCTTCGACCGGTACGGTTCATTCGAGATATCCACAAATAACAGACGATTCATCCCTTCGATCTCCTTGTTTTTCCCTTCTTTAATCTCGCCTTTTTCAGCTTCGCTCAAACTCACCACAGAATATGGAGttgcttcttccctttttaCAATATCGTTAAAAAAAGATCTCGATCGAATCATTTGAAGGTTTAAAAAATACCAAGGTTAAATGTCATATCATTTATAGAATTTACGTAAAACTTTTCCAGGTACTTGACATCATTTCGTAATACATATTCAATTCTTTAGataaattttttctaattttcaaatatactCTAAAGTTATTTACattgattttctttttataccGAAGTAATAAGATTAATTGTATTGAAATAATAAGATCTTATTGCAAACAGTGCTAACAATTATCACAAAATTATTACTTAATTTTGTTAGACTTTTTAGGCATTTGCAATCAATCGTTATTAATATGCGTTATTTATCGTTTCAATTTAacgatacaattttttcaaatataaaaggTTATTTTTCTTACTGAAACAAAGCTTCGATTCAATcacaaaaattcgaaaatcaTGATAAGATGCAATACTATACTtcgtttttttatttatatcatttatagtaaaatatgTGGATGTGGTAAGTGTATATGAaaacaagaaataattttttaatcgttgAAGTTGCACAATGTTCGAATAATTAGTTACGAAGCAACGTGTTATTTATTCGACGATTGATCGAGGTAAAATGTAGGAAAGATGTTTCTAAGTGAATGCTCCTGGGAAATGAAGCTGCATCGGTCAGAAGAGACTGTCGGACCACCTTTACCCCCTTGTCCTCTCTTATTCCACTCCCTCATCCTCCCTCTCCCGTAAAATCAATAGGTGCGTCGGCGTCCAGCACGCTGGGAATTCTGCTATATAACCCCGAGCGATTAACTAAAATCGATCAAACGCGACGCATGTcgaatataatgaaataaattgcacAATTCTGTTGAATCAGAAGAAATGATGATCTCTGACCAGATTTATAAACCCGAGCCTACagttttattcaaattacttTTAATGTAAACTATTTTTTCAACCCACGATTTTAAAGTTGGAAATTAACTTCAATGTTTCGATACGATATGGtgatttaataaaagaatataacaCACCCGCTTGCTGCAAAAATGATACAACTCGAAACATATTACAACTTATTATACTTTAACAAAGTCCAGTAAGTTCCTTTAAATTGTATACGGTGGAATGACAAGATGCCatttaatattgttttatgaatattatcccgattttcaaataaaattaattaatgacatagtatattcttatatttaatGAAAGTTTTTTGCAATTTCTGAAATATCaatatttccatttaattGTCTTTGTACTTTCACAGCAAAGGATTCATTCATGTTTCAATATTCAATTCATTATTCAATACATTCAAGGTGTAAATATATGttctgtattattatttgtagaAGATTGAGGTGCACAGGAAGGCAAAGTTTCGAATGAATCATGACTTCATTTAGACGTCTTTTgcaagaaatttattttaagggGAGGAAGACACGGTCTGACAACTATTTATCCAATTACTGCCACTTCCAGTCGACTAATATTTGCCTGGCGCGTGTCGACAGTTCGTCAACCGTGAAGCTTGAACGGCGCTCTACGACCACCGAACAGTCCTTTGTCTCTTTTGCGAATTAATTTCAAGGACGAGGACCTGTGTGCTCCGCGAGGGTTCTTACTTCGCGTCGAGCAAACCCAATTTGCGCTTAAACAAGGAGCATCTTCGCATAACTTAGCCTTGCGTGAAATCCAACGTCAAAGGGAGGAAACTTCTCTTTTTAAGGCAGCTCGACCTCGTAGGATTTAGACGGTGAACTTCAAAGACGTTCCGGATTGAAGGAAAGAATGCGAAAGCTTCCCGGTTATATTAGAAAAGATACTTTCAACGCAgatacgaataattttttaattttatgaatttgttttttaatcaGAATTTATGGTTTATGATTGTTATTTGCATCTGTCGTGTGTAAGTTTGAAAATGATCGCGAAGTGCTAACGAAATAAACTATATTGAATGTAAATGTCTATTAATAGCACTAAAATACAACATGCGTATGTTATTAAGAGACACATTTtactataataaaaataattttatatgattcgatatttaatttgtatttgaaGCACGATAGAGATGTAATAAAAAGTTTAAAACAATCTTTCAGGACTGAGTGCTGCGccttattattaataatagttaatagtttattattattaatattaataatagtaCATATTAAATAACTCTGCTCGCAATAAAAACTGTCGCGTGTTTCATTATGCTTTGGTAAAAGTTTCATGTTAAGATGTTTACTgagttaattattttcattcagTTGAATAAAGatgtatttttacatttatataaaatttataaattccaTAAATTATTCTTAGGTTAACAACTCTTAATAATTTAGGCATTCTGAGAAACTCCTATACCGACAGTAGATTCTGTAGGCTTGTACCATCATTGGATTAAAAAGGTTGCTATTTTATCACGGAcaaagaaaatacatatagttattaattgttaatcgATACTTGAAAACTAATATTTTCggatattattcgttaaaaactatcgtataattataaaaaattatttaaaatagtcACAAATTCAGCATGTTCTAAAACAAAcattctaaaattaaaaaacaataataactatataaagcaataaaaaaataatctaatatttcgagttttttaagaatttaatagttctcaaacatataaatacaatttttatgtaatatattaagTAACTGTAATATTCTCAATATATTCGAGGACATTTGTAGTTCATTTTGCATTTCGAAAATAGCTCCGAATTCTTCGGCTTTAAATTTTTTGAAGATACACACTACACGTAATACTAGACTACTATAAAAAATTCGCATCATATACGCGAAAATGAATGCTTCGGTTGACCCACAAAAATTCTTGGAAACGAGATACTGGATCAGCTTCTTGTTATTACCGACTTTAAGTGATTCTCATTCGAttctttataaaaagaaaatttacagttcttttgaaaataaaactacatatatacaatattaaagtgataattgttcgtgtaaatattgtgatattttatttaatatgaaatttatgcaATAAAGAATGTATAATGTATAGAGGATAACtgatttaaagaaaaatcgaaTCGTATGCAGTGAGAACCATTACCTGTATCTGTTCCTTATATCTCTTAAAATATGGTGAtcatatttcattaaaacaaGTAGTcttgatattttaaaaagtacAATTGCAATTTTGGAATAGAACAGTTGAAATCTATAAAATGGAGGATTGTTATAAACTCTCAAGGAACTCGTATTACCTCAgtgtatattaataatgtCAACTGTAATAACAGAATAATCTTGAAACCTGAACATTCTACTACATTTTCACTGCCTCATATTATCGTAGATCAAGCTTAAAATATGTGTTTATGTTTCATAATTATGCAATTAGGAAATCTAAGATGCCACAATTGCTGAGCCTCGAAATTTGAGCTTACACTTCTCTTGCTGTAATCATTCGATCTTAAAATTAGAAGTCAGATCGTTTttgtcaaattttcaaactgcatttttaatttttaatttatctgtCTATTCATGCATATTTGTAATCTATGTTCCTCTGTCTCAATTAATCAGCATATCTACCGTCGAAAAGTCCGGAGTGTAGTATTCTCGTCCATTTGTTGTTTGCATAGAACTATAGGGGCGCTACATTATTACTCTACTTTTCTCAGTCAATCTTTTCCACATATACCTAGGctctaaatataaaaatatcatattaataaaatcctCTCACTAAAATCTTTATAGATTCCTATTTTACATCGAACCCTTAAACATTTACAATCATTCTACAATAAAACTTCATTTATAATCAATAACTCAATGATATCACAATATATAATcaaaaaataacatttaaaatatttcttccaaGCAAATATTCATATAATACCTTCTAAAATAATGAAATCACATGAAAGTCTATTTTCCTTATTCAGATGGTAATTCCCACGGTATTATCcatgtattattatatagaataGTAGGGCTCGGCGCCTGTAGGTGTCATCAAGAAAGCAAATGGCGTGCAAGAGCAGTGTCAAACGACATTAAGTCGTTGAATCATCTAGAAATTGAATCGATATTTTCAAGAATTTAGTTAGTAAACTTCTCGATCATACGATTTATCACTTAGGGTATAACGATCGATCATATCTTGTATCTTTTTCAACAAACGTGGCAACGGTCTCGTGTGGGTTTCCCGTGGAAATCGATAAACTTCAAGGGTCAAACGTTGTACTTGCGCGCAGGTTTCCTTGGAAGTGTGTTATTTCTCTCGTAGAGCATCCTACGCGTCAAGATGTCCACGTCGATGACAGACAAGCTTCTGGATGACATGAACAGCATACCGCTGGCAGACGATGATCCACAAGGTAGGGAACTCGTGCTCATGTTTCTGACCCAATTCTCTTAATTCCAACCATCGCATCTTCGTCATAACCTGTTCTTAGGTTTTTCTTACCGTtccatgaaatatttaaatactcaCCTTAGACGGAATCTCGTTACTTCAGCTTTTAAATCGACGTTCTAATGAcaagaaaatttataaaatcgtGGTAAATTGTTAAATGTATAGTTTATTGGCTAATGCAACTAATTGATTTTCGAGTATTTACATACGTGTTGATTCGTGATAAAACGCGAGGTATTTCTGGAATTTTTAGGGCACACAATCCGTGTACTGTTCATATATGAAAAATtccattatttattatatatatataaaaattgtgaaattgTTATCATCCAAGCGATtaaggaaatttaatttctgttaaATATGCATTATACAAGATAACAGTTACAATTATTGTTTCTATATACAGTGATAATTCCTGAAGAAGAAATTTTGGATAATAGCTGCCACATATCTGATGCACTTGGCAGTGGACACAGCATGGATTCTATACCATCTACATTTACAAATGGAAGTTGTAGTCCTAACAGTAAGTCTCAAATCGTTTACACTCTACTATTTCACAAAATATCATCAAGCACTCAAGATTATGTGACTGTAGGTTTAGATCCTGATATAAGCCCAGATGAGCAAGAAGAAAAGGCAAGATTGATTGCCCAAGTGCTTGAACTTCAGAACACGTTAGATGGTAAATAAATTTCGAATGTGGTCTCTAATTCTTACATATACGTTTAATTTACTTaacacgattttctaaaatatttttttactgcTCAGATTTATCCCAGAGAGTAGATAGTGTAAAGGAGGAAAACCTGAAGTTGAGAAGTGAAAATCAAGTGCTGAGCCAGTATATTGAGAATTTAATGTCAGCGTCGAGTGTTTTTCAATCTACGAGCCCCAACACCAAAAAGAAGTGAATTCACGTTGTCACCTTAGATAACAAATATCGAAGAAACAGGGATCTTAAAATAATGTGATCTTTAATCCTCCATGAAGAGTATGTACACGCGTTTACACTTATAACTGCCTTATTTCACGAGAAGAAGATACAATTATTGTAGATATAAGAATTCTCGAAACAGTGTTTATTTATAGTCTGTTTAGTATGTTctgcttatttcatatttacacatttcattaatttgtGTACATACTGTTTATAGAGAAACTCATTTGCGAGCAAAAATTCGCCCGTTTTTTCTTGAAGCGCATATTTGAATCGAATTTGAATTCCGAATTCACGATCCAAATCTGTAGGTCGAGGAATTCATTgttcaattttttctttttttaatcacCGCATACGCTTTTTGCTTAAAAAACGCTTACGCATTTGTTACTTACTACCAAAGAATTCCATTTTGTATTTCGTGCAATGTCGTGTGTATTTGAAGAATCTCAGTTGTCATGACCTAATATCTTATTGTAAGTATGAAAGTTTATATGAAAGATTGAAATGTGCAATTTAAATGATCGAAATCAAACAATATTCTAGACTTACAATTAAGTATCAGTTTCTTGATGTTTTCTGGTGTAAGATTCGTTTTCAGTATTAAATCGCAATCGTTAAAGTTAGTTATCGCTTTTTCGCGTATTTGATACTTATAAATAAGAATGCAAGGGTTATAAATGTTTGTAGTTACCGTATTTAATCAAACaccaacattttttaattcgagCTTTCGCTTAAGGGTTTCGACATACGTGTATGCAATGTATGTAGATGTACAAAagagataaaaaataattatatatatacaattacatatagatataaataaatatatatatacatattatgtatacatatatatagtatatattatataccatgattatatataatatatactcaTGTATagtataatagtatatatatatatatatatatatatatatatatatatatatatattacatatgattatataatatattaatataaattaacgttCGTGTAAATGCTGCGAGCACAGTGTACATTTTAATCATTAATTTAACTAACTGATTGAAAACGATCGACACTTTGCCTGTAGCATGTTTGATCAACGATTATTACTGCAactgagaaagaaaaaagataaggaaagaataataaagaaaaaaaaatgtactGCAATTTAAAACTGCAACTTAAGATGAAGTTTCAGTTGGAGGGCACAAGCAGAATGCACAATCTcaaattatttcattgttGAGTAACATAGTGttataataaacattatattctattgGAAGGCAACGAGATTATTTATTTCCCATAAAAAGTGTGTAATTGATTTCTTATCGAATGTATGATTTTCGTTGTTAgtaaaaaattacataaattcgttaaaaagattttttaaagTTCGCCGTGATGCATCATGATTGATTTAATTTAACATTTAGTGTCTTTCTTTGTTTAGGATTCACATAATTGTTACGAATTAATTTAGtacagaaatataaaatattcgtagAAATTAATCTTGTCGTATTGCTAGGAATTGTATCGATTTTTGGCCCCAACTTGTTTTTGGTCCTGGCTTTGCTCGTCCGTTTTTCTTTATTCCTATCCACCATCCCTGATTCGCGTATTTTCGTGATCGAAAAGCATCGTAGGAACCGACGTTCCATTGCTCCCATTCTGTGTTATCTTTGTTTGCGCTTAgctgaaataaattaatagcaattATTTGAAACGACTAGCCCCCCATCATTATTCACATAgatttcaaattatatttatcacttaatataatcaaaacaaatttacattaatttcaaaaatacaaattctacACCATaagatacataaaaataatgaaacatAATAACTTTGCAACCAATTTCTAgagatttaattattttactcaCTACACCTAGTAATAAAAATCCGCGACCTTACCTCACCATATAAACGTCCCTTCTTATTGAAAGCCAAATACAGACTAGTTTCAAGACTTTGTATTCGAATCACTCCAAATGATACCGGTATAATGTGAAGCAAAGCTAGAAATtagtagaaagaaaaaatttaaaagaactGCTTTCTTCATCCACACTGCAGTTTTTAATGATTATAACAATAAAGTGAATCAATGAGGTTTTTATAGTACagaattcttatttttatttttcgttgtagTTACCATGTGGTTCGTTCGTGGCACTCAAACCTCGAACTCGACCAGAGTTCGAAACAGCAAGATGGTATCCGGTTCGACAAAACAATTTGATTACCAAACAATTGTACACAGGATTTTGTGCCGGTTTCCTGggatcccatattacgtaaggCGGTCGTTTAACCGATTCCGTGATGTAATGCGGAGTTCTGTAAAGGAGAATACAATATTTAGAATCTCCAAACACACGCCGGCCGTCTATAAACGTAAATACCAAGTCTACAAATATACTCTTAATTTTAAATGTCAATCTTAGACAAAAAGATCCTCGAGACACTAGATAGAAATTTCTTTGAAGTTTTTAGTCaccgtaatattttttaaccaTTGTCCCTCCTTCTATCTAGATGCACTCTCTTGCGAAGTTTCCAGAAATTAACATATTCATAGTAGGTACTATAagctttttttattatgacATGGAGCTTTATTCGGATCTTTAACTTTTATAGTTGCTGTAAAATCTATTATTCTAATACGTATTTTAATGTTTGTATTTTGACAAAACGATacgtaaattaatttatttatattttacaataatgtTACGTTTACACAACTTTCACGTGTTATTTCATTAACCCggttaatatttattaatatctttattaTGAATAAGTTTCGATATATAAATCCATTTCTTATTTTCCTAGTGAAAATAATATCGAAGAGAAAAAGATGATACTTCTTGACTATTGAAACAATAACGACGAGAGTAGGATAAGCTGTCATACGAAACAGATTTAATGCAAAATAACACCTCGGAACGCgctatatttataacatatcacTACGTTTGGAAAAATGGGCCGATCGACTTTTCAGGTCAGTAAGCTTCGTGAATGAAGCGTGCTTCGTTACACCGTAGACGTTTTCCAACCCCGTTAATTTTAAACAGATGCTCGAGGGGAAGGAACGCAATACCAATAGACTTTATTCGACAAGCAGTGCATCAACCGATGATAATCAAGCTAATGGTACCAATAATGAAACGTGAAAAATACAATGTGGGTCACGCAATTAGGGTAGATTATACATGTAGTGGCTAacaaaagtattcgaatatttgaagaaacattttacgaatatattatatgtgttacaaaaaaaattttgaaatttcattagtggTGAAACACGATTATCATGAGTGCATTAGGAAACTGTAAAACGAATTTCAAAATGTGTGTGTATACAAAAGTTACAATATGTTTattgcaaaatataaaattcagcgaaataaaaaaaagatgtAAAATACTGtctaataatgaaatataggTCAACAATTCTAAGCGTACTGCTCCCacgatgaaatgaaatattttcttcgtttaaaattcatcaatttaaaaattattacgtCTTGACATTGCGCGAACACGCCCCCGTTAATTACACGTAGAATGTGTACTATGATCTATTTGTTGAAACTCGAGCGCACACGGTCATAAACGTCGATCCTAATTTTGCGTTTCACGTCGTGCGTGTGCTTTAATGCAATTCACGCGGAATTGCAGGCTCGTCGGTTCGTCGGTTGCCACGGTGCTCGAATACCGGTAATAATATAACGTGAACCGTACCTACTCCCTGTACCTAGTGACCCTGCAACAATATAGAGCAGAAAGTAAATCGAATCAAGTGATCAATGAATACATATCGCGTATCATGTTGTACGGTGTCTGCTACAGTTCTTCATCCATATTCTAATTTCAAGGTCTACCATGTTCTCATCTTCAAACAGTGATTTCGCGTATCATTTTACGCGATTATTACgcaattattttgttattgaaTGTTATTTTAGGTACCGAATATTTTTACCGAATCATTCAATTTAAGATCACCGCATATAAAGATCTCGATTGATCCCCTGCGTTCCAATTTTTTTCGTAAAACCTCATTAAATTCAACAGATACAAAATAATGTAttactatacatataatttgcATTCATTAATCTTAACATTTTGCAGTCCATATAAATTTACTAGTAACTTCAACCTGTAGCCGGTGATTTTTGGTAGAAAGTTTCAAGTTCATAAACTTTACGTAAAGGGTCACCCAGCGTGTGACACTGACATGGTGTCACGAAAATGTTGAACTTGAAGATTTAAAACTAAAGTTAGAATTCAACttaaatttctttataaacACAAACCTAAATACAAACCTATCTTTATCAAATGAAAATCATAATATGCGCTATATGGTTGAATTTCGCGTCATTCGTTCAATGAGAAGAATATCCTTATCATATACGTACATTCTAACACGTTTAATAGTATTGTAAATAACAGActgtttctaataaaaataccTCGTCGTTTAATTAACTATTGAATTAATCCCCGCTTAAGGATCTATAAAGTAGAGCGTCAGAAAgattgataaatttaaagCGACTTTACGACGG
Coding sequences within it:
- the LOC126869782 gene encoding short coiled-coil protein B isoform X2 — protein: MSTSMTDKLLDDMNSIPLADDDPQVIIPEEEILDNSCHISDALGSGHSMDSIPSTFTNGSCSPNSLDPDISPDEQEEKARLIAQVLELQNTLDDLSQRVDSVKEENLKLRSENQVLSQYIENLMSASSVFQSTSPNTKKK
- the LOC126869782 gene encoding short coiled-coil protein A isoform X1, translated to MSTSMTDKLLDDMNSIPLADDDPQVIIPEEEILDNSCHISDALGSGHSMDSIPSTFTNGSCSPNSKSQIVYTLLFHKISSSTQDYVTVGLDPDISPDEQEEKARLIAQVLELQNTLDDLSQRVDSVKEENLKLRSENQVLSQYIENLMSASSVFQSTSPNTKKK
- the LOC126869781 gene encoding fibroblast growth factor 1-like; translation: MSLRWIHENLEAPTCDEECSDIDDSCSDDSYDSDLSICEEKGLGNEKEINGDRRRKRETRRHPTTTVKFDENGTPHYITESVKRPPYVIWDPRKPAQNPVYNCLVIKLFCRTGYHLAVSNSGRVRGLSATNEPHALLHIIPVSFGVIRIQSLETSLYLAFNKKGRLYGELSANKDNTEWEQWNVGSYDAFRSRKYANQGWWIGIKKNGRAKPGPKTSWGQKSIQFLAIRQD